ACTTAAATCGGTACGGCGGAACGAAATACCGCTGTTTTCTTCGGCAGGATGCAAAGTCAGAGCGACCCTTTCGCCCGAATGCAGGCCGACGCCGGTAACGCTTACTGATTTGGCTAAAGTCCGTTGCAGCATAATTGCTTCCTTTTAAAAAGTCTGATGGGCAAATGATACGTTAAAAAGGAAAAAACAAGCCATCATTTTTAATAGTATTTGCCAATATGGATGTTTTGCGGGGGTGAAATTCAATATTTAAATTATCCACAATAGTATGTGAAATTGAAATGGATAATTTGGGTTTTATCCACAGATAAATAGAAAAACTAAGATTCTATCCTTTTTTATTCCGGCATTCAGTTGAGGTTGGCCTCAAAGATAAAAAGGAATTATCAAATTGGTTTTAAAGAAAGTTATTCTGTTATCCACAGATGGTTTGGTTCTTCATCAAAATCATCATTTTAAAAATTAAAATATTATGACTTGAAGAAAACATTGGGTTATCAACACAAAAGTGGCAAAATATGAGAAATAGAACTAAGTTCATGATTTCCATAAACTTATGAAAATTTTAAAATTGGAAAATGGTTTTTATGAAATAAAATATTAAAAACCAGGACTAATCCGATTTGTCTGATATTTTCCTACAAACAAGAATTTCATGTTTTCTTTATTTAAATCAAACAACTTAAAAGTAATCATCTGTAATCCTAGAAAGTAATTTTATTTCAGGATACAATGGCCTTACTGAAAAATTTTTCCCATTCCATCTAATAGGAGTAGCAAAATGAGTATTAAAGTAGCGATTAATGGTTTTGGCCGTATCGGTCGTCTGGCATTGCGTCAAATTGAAAAAGCCCAAGGTATCGAAGTCGTTGCTGTTAACGACTTGACTCCTGCCGATATGCTGCTGCACCTCTTTAAATACGACAGTACTCAAGGCCGTTTTGAAGGTTCTGCCGAATTGAAAGATGATGCGATTGTTGTTAACGGCAAAGAAATCAAAGTATTTGCCAATCCTAATCCTGAAGAATTGCCTTGGGGCGAGCTGGGTGTGGATGTTGTCCTCGAATGTACCGGTTTCTTTACCAGTAAAACCAAAGCTGAGGCTCATATCCGTGCCGGTGCGCGTAAAGTTGTGATTTCTGCCCCTGGCGGCAATGATGTGAAAACTGTTGTATACGGCGTAAACCAAGATATTTTGGACGGCAGCGAAACTGTTATTTCAGCCGCTTCTTGTACGACTAACTGTCTGGCCCCTATGGCTGCGGTATTGCAAAAAGAATTCGGTATTGTTGAAGGTCTGATGACCACCATCCACGCTTATACCGGCGACCAAAACACCCTTGACGCGCCACACCGTAAAGGAGACTTCCGCCGCGCCCGTGCCGCTGCCTTGAATATCGTACCGAACAGCACCGGTGCCGCTAAAGCCATCGGCTTGGTTATCCCTGAGTTGAACGGTAAACTTGATGGTTCTGCCCAACGCGTTCCTGTAGCTACCGGCTCTTTGACCGAACTGGTTTCTATTCTCGAACGCCCTGTTACCAAAGAAGAAATCAATGCAGCCATGAAAGCTGCCGCCAACGATGCTTTAGGCTACACTGAAGATCAAATCGTTTCTTCCGACGTTATTGGTATTGAATACGGCTCACTCTTCGATGCGACTCAAACCCGCGTGATGACTGTTGGTGACAAACAATTGGTGAAAACCGTTGCTTGGTACGACAATGAAATGTCTTACACTTGCCAATTGGTTCGTACCTTGGAATTCTTTGCCAGCAAAATCTAAAGGATAACAGGTTGAATCAATCATCTGTGGATAATTAAAAGGCCGTCTGAACATTTCAGACGGCCTTTTGTGTGTAGATAGATTCAATTTGCAATCAGATTGTGGATAGTTTAATTACTGTGGCACATTTGTTTTCTATCCTAAACTGCACTTCATAATCCGCAATATTCATCACATAAATCCGTTCGGGAATATCTTGATAGGCAGGGCGAGGATCTTGGGCGATGCTTTGCTCAATGAGCTGTTTTTCTTCTGTGGATAAATGTTCCGCAAGCGTATTTTCTGCCCAGACTACGCTCAATTCTTCAGGTTTGCCGCTGACAAAACCTGATGATGCGTCAGGTTTGGATTCGACAAACGGGATGTAGGGTTTGATATCCACTACCGGAGTACCGTCCAATAGGTCTGCGCCGCTGCAATAGATGCGGACAGGTTTGCCTGTTTCGATACGTTCGAGTTTCAGCAGGGATAAACCGAGATGATTGGGGCGGTGCGGGCTGCGCGTGGCAAATACGCCCATTTTTTGTTTGCCTCCAAGCCGTGGCGGACGCACCATTTGTGCCCAACCTTCATCCAATACGCCGTGGAAAATAAAACTTATCCACACATAGTCGAAATCTTCCAAGCCCCGAACGCTGTCTGCGGTAAATTCAGGAGCGAGTTCAATGTAAATTTCTGCTGCAGGAACCAAACCGGGTTGGCGGGCAATGCCGAATTTTTGTTTGTAGGGGGAATGAACGGTTGCAATAGGCGTAATCGAATAGGACATAATTTGTGGATAAATATTCTGTGCAAACTGTCATCATATCACAGATGTTTTCCCACATTTTGCGGTAGTAATTTGTTATAATACAAAGCATTTATTCCAAATGTCCGTACATGGGCAATAAATGCCCAATTTGAATAATATAAAATAAAATCAATAGGTTAAATTAATCCATGATTGTTTCTATCGATGTAGATGCACAAAAAACGTTTACGCCTTTGTGCCCGAAAGAATTGCCTGTTGGCGAAGGTCATCTGATTGCGGATGAACTCAATGCCCAAGCTGCATTGGCGGATTTGCGCGTGATGACTAAAGATGCGCATCATGCCGCGGCAAAATGGCTTGTGGATAATCCTGTTGATATGTTGAAACCGACGGGTTTGCCCGATGCAGATTTGACTTGGGTGTCTCATGCGATGGTTGGAACATATGGCTATGAGTTGTTAGATGGTCTGCCTTCAGCCAAAGAATACGATTATTGCGTTTGGAAAGGCGTCGATCCTGAGTTACACCCCTACGGAGCATGTTTTCACGATATTGAAGAAAAGCTCAGTACAGGTTTGATCGAATGGTTGCGCTGTCAAAATGCAGATATGGTCATTGTCGGCGGTTTGGCAACGGATTATTGTGTGAAGACAACAGTTTTACAGTTGCTTAAAGGCGGGGCTTGGAAAGTCATCGTCAATCAGGCGGCTTGCCGCGGCATTGCTCCTGAAACGGTTGAATCAGCATGGCAGGAAATGCATTCTGCCGGGGCTATTATTTTAGAAAACGCCGAAGAAATAAAAAAATACATTAATAATCAGTAAATTATATTTTAAATTCTGTTGTTTCACGTGAAACATTTTCCAAAATATGAAGATTTTACTTGTCCGCTTGTCCAGTATGGGCGATTTAATTCATACGTTGCCCGCAGTTGAAGATTTAGCGCGACAATGTCCTGAGGTAGAGCTCCATTGGCTGTGTGAGGCAGGGTTTGCAGATATTGCCCGTTTGCATCCTTTTGTCAAAAAGGTTCATGTAATGAAATGGCGGCAATGGCGCAAACACCTTTTTCAGGCTGAAACAT
This region of Neisseria subflava genomic DNA includes:
- a CDS encoding nicotinamidase, which gives rise to MIVSIDVDAQKTFTPLCPKELPVGEGHLIADELNAQAALADLRVMTKDAHHAAAKWLVDNPVDMLKPTGLPDADLTWVSHAMVGTYGYELLDGLPSAKEYDYCVWKGVDPELHPYGACFHDIEEKLSTGLIEWLRCQNADMVIVGGLATDYCVKTTVLQLLKGGAWKVIVNQAACRGIAPETVESAWQEMHSAGAIILENAEEIKKYINNQ
- the tsaA gene encoding tRNA (N6-threonylcarbamoyladenosine(37)-N6)-methyltransferase TrmO; protein product: MSYSITPIATVHSPYKQKFGIARQPGLVPAAEIYIELAPEFTADSVRGLEDFDYVWISFIFHGVLDEGWAQMVRPPRLGGKQKMGVFATRSPHRPNHLGLSLLKLERIETGKPVRIYCSGADLLDGTPVVDIKPYIPFVESKPDASSGFVSGKPEELSVVWAENTLAEHLSTEEKQLIEQSIAQDPRPAYQDIPERIYVMNIADYEVQFRIENKCATVIKLSTI
- the gap gene encoding type I glyceraldehyde-3-phosphate dehydrogenase, with the translated sequence MSIKVAINGFGRIGRLALRQIEKAQGIEVVAVNDLTPADMLLHLFKYDSTQGRFEGSAELKDDAIVVNGKEIKVFANPNPEELPWGELGVDVVLECTGFFTSKTKAEAHIRAGARKVVISAPGGNDVKTVVYGVNQDILDGSETVISAASCTTNCLAPMAAVLQKEFGIVEGLMTTIHAYTGDQNTLDAPHRKGDFRRARAAALNIVPNSTGAAKAIGLVIPELNGKLDGSAQRVPVATGSLTELVSILERPVTKEEINAAMKAAANDALGYTEDQIVSSDVIGIEYGSLFDATQTRVMTVGDKQLVKTVAWYDNEMSYTCQLVRTLEFFASKI